In Sphingobacteriaceae bacterium, a single genomic region encodes these proteins:
- a CDS encoding type IX secretion system membrane protein PorP/SprF, producing the protein MNPRILLPLLLFTVCFNEIKAQDPQFTQFYSNPIYLNPAFAGTARCPRICMNYRNQWPNISGPTYVTYSGAFDMHIDALAGGIGALVTTDDQGNGTLKTTNFSLMYAYHAVINREFSLKFGLQATYLQKTLDKTKLNFGDMIDARRGFVWNTQEVVPSLSKKNVDFSAGVLGFSKLYFFGIAVHHINQPDEGLLGFSKLPVKFTGHAGAMIPIGGRGSDQFLSPGILFQAQQKFQQLNLGLQYIKGPFVAGLWYRNSDAVIAVVGIQNNNFKFGYSYDVTISKLAGNTAGSHEISLQIQFECKKKSKKYRTTSCPSF; encoded by the coding sequence ATGAATCCACGTATTCTGTTACCGTTATTGTTGTTTACTGTATGCTTTAATGAAATAAAAGCTCAGGATCCTCAATTTACGCAATTCTATTCTAACCCAATTTACCTAAATCCTGCTTTTGCCGGTACTGCCAGATGTCCGAGGATTTGCATGAATTATCGTAATCAATGGCCCAATATTTCCGGTCCTACTTATGTTACTTATTCAGGTGCATTTGATATGCATATTGATGCTTTAGCTGGAGGTATTGGAGCGCTTGTAACTACCGATGATCAAGGAAATGGTACTTTAAAAACTACAAACTTTAGTTTAATGTATGCCTATCATGCTGTTATTAATCGTGAGTTTTCATTAAAGTTTGGATTACAGGCAACTTATCTTCAAAAAACACTAGATAAAACCAAATTAAATTTTGGCGATATGATTGATGCTAGAAGAGGTTTTGTTTGGAATACACAAGAAGTTGTTCCTTCTCTGAGCAAGAAAAATGTAGACTTTTCAGCGGGTGTTCTAGGTTTTAGTAAACTTTACTTTTTTGGAATAGCTGTTCATCATATTAATCAACCAGATGAAGGTTTATTAGGCTTTTCAAAACTTCCGGTTAAGTTTACCGGACATGCAGGCGCTATGATTCCAATCGGGGGCCGCGGAAGTGACCAATTTTTATCGCCGGGTATATTATTTCAGGCCCAACAAAAATTCCAGCAATTAAATTTAGGGCTTCAGTACATAAAAGGTCCGTTTGTGGCCGGTTTATGGTATAGAAATTCAGACGCTGTTATTGCTGTAGTAGGTATTCAAAACAACAATTTTAAGTTTGGGTATAGTTATGATGTAACAATCTCAAAATTAGCGGGTAACACTGCCGGATCGCATGAAATTTCGTTGCAGATTCAGTTCGAGTGTAAAAAGAAAAGTAAGAAATACAGGACCACAAGTTGTCCTTCATTCTAA
- a CDS encoding peptide chain release factor 3, with translation MTTAEEIARRRTFAIIAHPDAGKTTLTEKLLLFGGAIQTAGAVKSNKIKKATTSDFMEIEKQRGISVSTSVMAFDYKNYKVNILDTPGHEDFAEDTYRTLSAVDSVIMVIDCVKGVEPQTRKLLEVCRMRNTPVIVFINKLDREGQNPFDLLDEIEKELKIKVRPMTWPIGIGKSFKGVYDLTQHSLNLFTGDSKTTVEEAIEIKDIEDKAIDRKVGEDFAVQLRADVELLNGVYDELNIADYLDGKISPVFFGSAVNNFGIQELLNCFVSIAPSPKDRETDMGIIKPTDQKFSGFIFKIHANLDPKHRDRIAFLRICSGVFERNKYYYHVRDKKELRFSNPTAFMAQQKSIIDEAYPGDVIGLYDAGNFKIGDTLTEGAKFYYKGIPSFSPELFRFVNNMDPMKTKQLQKGLEQLTDEGVAQLFTRKVDGRKIIGTVGALQFEVIQHRLKAEYNASASFEQLNLYKALWISCDDKKSLDAFMTDRSAHIAIDKEGRFVFLAESAWLLQMASEKFPAIQFHLKSEF, from the coding sequence TTGACCACTGCCGAAGAAATAGCCCGAAGAAGAACATTTGCCATTATTGCGCATCCGGATGCGGGTAAAACCACATTAACTGAAAAATTGCTTCTATTTGGTGGCGCTATACAAACAGCAGGTGCAGTTAAATCTAACAAAATTAAAAAAGCTACTACCTCCGATTTCATGGAGATAGAAAAGCAAAGAGGAATTTCCGTATCCACTTCTGTAATGGCCTTTGATTATAAAAATTATAAGGTGAATATTTTGGATACGCCGGGGCATGAAGATTTTGCCGAAGACACCTACCGAACTTTAAGCGCCGTGGATAGTGTAATTATGGTGATTGATTGTGTTAAAGGTGTTGAACCGCAAACCAGAAAACTGCTTGAGGTTTGTCGAATGAGAAATACTCCTGTTATTGTTTTTATCAATAAGTTGGATAGAGAAGGACAAAACCCTTTTGATTTATTAGATGAAATAGAAAAAGAATTAAAGATTAAGGTAAGGCCAATGACCTGGCCAATTGGTATAGGTAAATCTTTTAAAGGAGTATATGATTTAACCCAACATTCTCTTAATTTATTTACAGGGGATAGTAAAACTACTGTGGAAGAGGCTATAGAAATTAAGGATATAGAGGATAAGGCAATTGATAGAAAGGTGGGAGAAGATTTTGCTGTTCAGCTCAGGGCAGACGTAGAATTATTGAATGGCGTATATGACGAACTGAATATTGCAGATTATTTGGATGGAAAAATCAGTCCTGTTTTTTTTGGAAGTGCAGTAAATAATTTCGGTATTCAAGAATTATTGAATTGTTTTGTAAGTATTGCTCCTTCGCCCAAAGATAGAGAAACTGATATGGGAATTATAAAGCCAACTGATCAAAAATTCAGCGGGTTTATTTTTAAGATACATGCCAATTTAGATCCTAAGCATAGAGATCGGATTGCCTTTTTGCGAATATGTTCCGGTGTGTTTGAAAGGAATAAATATTATTATCATGTACGTGATAAAAAGGAATTGAGATTTAGTAACCCAACAGCTTTTATGGCACAGCAAAAATCTATTATTGATGAAGCTTATCCTGGGGATGTAATTGGTTTGTATGATGCAGGCAACTTTAAAATTGGTGATACTTTAACCGAGGGCGCTAAGTTTTACTATAAAGGGATACCAAGTTTTTCTCCGGAACTTTTCCGATTTGTAAATAATATGGATCCTATGAAAACAAAACAATTACAAAAAGGATTAGAGCAATTAACAGATGAAGGCGTAGCCCAGCTGTTTACTCGCAAAGTGGATGGAAGAAAAATAATAGGAACTGTTGGCGCTTTACAATTTGAAGTTATACAACATCGATTGAAAGCCGAGTATAATGCAAGCGCATCATTTGAGCAATTAAATTTATATAAGGCGTTATGGATAAGTTGTGATGATAAAAAAAGTTTGGATGCATTTATGACTGATCGAAGTGCGCATATAGCAATCGATAAAGAGGGTAGGTTTGTATTTTTAGCAGAAAGCGCATGGCTTTTGCAAATGGCATCTGAAAAATTCCCAGCCATTCAATTCCACTTAAAGAGCGAATTTTAA
- a CDS encoding dicarboxylate/amino acid:cation symporter, whose product MKKKFAQNKLIVFIMISMLLGILVGYLINVNINHHPFSIDRSILTSVKSESAKIELEQKFVQLEKSYLVSYKKSIASNFSILSDIFLHLIKMIIAPLVLAVLVVGVAKVGDFKSVGRIGIKTMLYFTTATLIALALGLVIVNLFEPGKVMHLDLPAANADTGIKSNAQSAKNFLDHIIPESVIRSMASNDILPIVVFALFFGVAAAGVGKAGEPIIKAFDSLSHVMFKVTNFVMSFAPIGIFGALTAVVIQQGLDVLSGYLYLISCFFGGLLFFVFVVLFGISALFKIKFFKLLKDIKEPILLAFSTASSESAMPKTIEALESHGISNRIVSFVLPLGYSFNLDGSIMYMTFATIFIAQSYGIEIGFADQIQMMLILLLTSKGMAGVPRASLVVIAGMLTLFKIPGEGLLLLLAVDQLLDMGRSATNVVGNAVASAVVARMEGEKF is encoded by the coding sequence ATGAAGAAAAAATTTGCTCAAAATAAGTTAATCGTTTTTATAATGATCTCCATGCTCTTGGGAATTTTGGTGGGTTATTTGATAAATGTGAATATTAATCATCATCCCTTTTCCATTGATAGATCCATACTTACTTCAGTGAAATCAGAATCAGCTAAAATTGAATTAGAGCAAAAATTTGTTCAATTAGAAAAGAGTTATTTAGTGAGCTATAAAAAAAGCATAGCTTCTAATTTTTCAATCCTGAGTGATATTTTTCTTCATCTTATAAAAATGATAATAGCGCCGTTAGTTTTAGCTGTTTTAGTAGTTGGCGTGGCAAAGGTTGGTGATTTTAAAAGTGTTGGAAGAATTGGAATAAAAACAATGCTCTATTTTACCACAGCCACATTAATTGCTTTAGCACTTGGCTTGGTTATTGTTAATTTATTTGAACCCGGAAAAGTAATGCATTTAGATTTACCTGCAGCCAATGCAGATACCGGCATAAAATCAAATGCACAAAGCGCCAAAAATTTCCTAGATCACATTATTCCCGAAAGTGTGATTCGATCAATGGCTTCAAATGATATTTTACCCATTGTAGTTTTTGCTTTATTTTTCGGAGTAGCAGCTGCAGGAGTTGGCAAAGCAGGCGAACCTATAATTAAAGCATTCGATAGTTTGTCTCATGTTATGTTTAAAGTGACGAATTTCGTTATGAGCTTTGCCCCCATTGGTATTTTTGGAGCTTTAACCGCTGTGGTTATTCAACAAGGATTAGATGTATTAAGTGGATACCTTTATCTAATCTCCTGTTTTTTTGGTGGACTGCTTTTCTTTGTATTTGTTGTATTATTTGGCATAAGTGCACTTTTTAAAATTAAATTTTTCAAACTTCTTAAAGATATTAAAGAACCTATTTTACTTGCTTTTAGCACCGCAAGTAGTGAAAGCGCTATGCCTAAAACCATTGAAGCCCTGGAATCGCATGGAATTAGCAATAGAATTGTAAGTTTTGTTTTGCCTTTGGGTTATTCATTTAATTTAGATGGAAGTATCATGTATATGACATTTGCAACAATTTTTATTGCGCAAAGTTATGGGATTGAAATTGGTTTTGCTGATCAAATTCAAATGATGTTGATTTTACTATTAACCAGTAAAGGTATGGCCGGTGTACCAAGAGCCTCTTTGGTGGTGATTGCCGGAATGCTAACCCTATTTAAAATTCCAGGTGAAGGTCTTTTACTTTTACTTGCTGTTGATCAATTGCTTGACATGGGAAGAAGTGCCACCAATGTTGTAGGAAATGCCGTAGCAAGTGCTGTGGTTGCTCGAATGGAGGGAGAGAAATTTTAA
- a CDS encoding UDP-N-acetylmuramoyl-tripeptide--D-alanyl-D-alanine ligase produces MQVCTDTRSITNNSLFIALKGSNFNANTFALTALENGAKYVVVDEPEYQTSSKHFYVNDCLKALQQLSNYHRKQFTIPVLGITGSNAKTTHKELINAVLSEKFNVLYTMGNLNNHIGVPLTLLRLRKDHQFAIIEMGANHQGEIHELCQIAEPTYGLITNIGKAHLEGFGGIEGVKKGKSELYRFIQKTKGKIFLNGDDEVLQELSYGLEKFTYGRGLQNDILGKEDSTNACVSYRFCAKSNFTNWDNIQILHTKITGQYNFINLLAASAIGIYFGVNEELIKTALEKYEPNMNRSQLDKTNKNTLILDAYNANPDSMKVAIENFASFPAENKLLLLGDMFELGEYSALEHKKIIELIKEKQFKNVCFVGGEFFKLAENSYLFFNSTATCLEYLKNKNIAGATILIKGSRSMKMETLKEVL; encoded by the coding sequence ATGCAAGTGTGTACAGATACAAGAAGTATCACTAATAACTCATTATTTATTGCTTTAAAGGGTAGTAATTTTAATGCGAATACGTTTGCATTAACGGCACTTGAAAATGGCGCTAAATACGTGGTAGTTGATGAACCGGAATATCAAACTTCATCCAAACACTTTTATGTAAACGATTGCCTTAAAGCATTACAACAATTATCCAACTATCATAGGAAACAATTTACAATTCCGGTATTAGGGATCACGGGTAGTAATGCAAAAACCACACATAAAGAATTAATCAATGCAGTATTAAGCGAAAAATTTAATGTGCTTTATACGATGGGTAATTTAAATAATCATATCGGTGTTCCTTTAACTCTACTTCGTTTAAGAAAAGATCACCAGTTCGCAATAATTGAAATGGGAGCTAACCATCAAGGGGAAATCCATGAATTATGTCAAATAGCAGAGCCAACGTATGGACTGATTACTAATATTGGGAAGGCTCATCTTGAAGGATTCGGAGGAATTGAAGGGGTTAAAAAAGGAAAAAGTGAATTATATCGCTTTATACAAAAAACAAAAGGCAAAATTTTTCTGAATGGTGATGACGAGGTGTTGCAGGAATTATCCTATGGTCTGGAAAAATTTACGTATGGTAGAGGCTTACAAAATGACATTCTGGGCAAAGAGGATTCAACAAACGCATGCGTGAGTTATCGTTTCTGTGCCAAATCTAATTTCACAAATTGGGATAATATTCAAATACTGCACACAAAAATAACAGGTCAATATAATTTCATCAATTTATTAGCTGCATCGGCTATTGGTATTTATTTTGGAGTAAATGAAGAGTTAATAAAAACTGCGCTCGAAAAATACGAGCCCAACATGAACCGATCACAACTTGATAAAACAAATAAAAACACTTTAATTCTAGATGCGTACAATGCCAATCCGGACAGCATGAAAGTAGCTATTGAAAATTTCGCTTCTTTCCCCGCTGAAAATAAATTACTTTTATTAGGTGATATGTTTGAATTAGGAGAATACAGCGCATTAGAACATAAAAAAATAATAGAACTCATTAAGGAGAAGCAATTCAAAAATGTTTGTTTTGTAGGAGGCGAGTTTTTTAAATTAGCTGAAAATTCCTACCTGTTTTTTAATTCAACTGCAACATGTTTAGAATATCTTAAAAATAAAAATATTGCCGGAGCAACAATTTTAATCAAAGGTTCGAGAAGTATGAAAATGGAAACATTAAAAGAAGTATTATGA
- a CDS encoding energy transducer TonB: MKYILLLLCLFFSSTFFSQELITPPEYEAKLIGGKIAHEQIVETQLTLSKSILNYKDPIDVVVFFDLDSIGRAVNPKFQKNVNNLVRLEVARLFKYFSFYRTQSAAASPWSYWYAVKILPDRYSKYFKQASKLKLKNLPADSSFVIYSKADRSPEYFKNGEDGISEFILSQIEYPKLAVEKSIEGTVVIEFVVETNGYVTGINIKQGVNGGCSEEAVRLIQKTKWIPAQLNGKYVRYKTTYPITFSLRNVNKDGTSTIGQ, translated from the coding sequence ATGAAATATATTTTATTATTATTGTGTTTGTTTTTTTCTTCGACTTTCTTTAGTCAGGAATTAATTACTCCACCGGAATACGAAGCCAAATTAATCGGCGGTAAAATTGCACATGAACAAATAGTAGAGACTCAATTGACTCTTTCTAAATCAATTTTAAACTACAAGGACCCTATAGATGTAGTGGTCTTTTTCGATTTAGATTCTATAGGAAGAGCTGTTAATCCTAAGTTTCAGAAGAATGTAAATAATTTAGTTCGTTTGGAAGTTGCCCGATTGTTTAAATATTTTTCTTTTTATCGTACGCAAAGTGCAGCCGCCTCTCCTTGGTCATATTGGTATGCAGTGAAAATTTTACCGGATAGATATTCTAAATATTTCAAACAAGCGAGTAAACTCAAATTAAAAAATTTACCTGCAGATAGTTCGTTTGTAATTTATAGTAAGGCGGATAGGTCGCCGGAATATTTTAAAAACGGGGAAGATGGTATAAGTGAGTTTATTCTTTCCCAAATCGAATATCCAAAATTAGCTGTTGAGAAAAGCATAGAAGGAACAGTTGTTATTGAGTTTGTTGTTGAAACAAATGGGTATGTTACAGGTATAAATATCAAACAAGGAGTGAATGGTGGTTGTTCCGAAGAAGCAGTTCGTTTGATTCAGAAAACTAAGTGGATTCCGGCTCAATTAAATGGAAAATATGTAAGGTATAAAACTACATATCCTATTACTTTTAGTTTACGAAATGTGAACAAAGATGGTACATCAACCATAGGGCAGTAA
- the porU gene encoding type IX secretion system sortase PorU — protein sequence MNRICILFFFFSSSFIFGQKNVYLSEKQDINTKISSSRITRQSLADTAVLKLEMTDVQYDNSKNNFPYFLISKRTDYDVNAIPTLIVKKANKVTAEQQVIINKFYSSYLQNDFFAEPLNSLAGHSNLNSHKIHPFRKTKTGEIEELIEYDVNWQTTSENRRAKQKATSSFKNNSILAGGKWIKMSITKNGIYKIDRSFLIKAGINVASINPKNIRIYGNGGVALPESNAAFRYDDLEENSIQVIGESDNVFNEEDYILFYAKDNIKWKKNTGNGIKFSYEQSMYSDKAYYYLNCDIGPGKRMLNQPSSSGLAFSTTNTYDYLNFHEENSINFMKSGRQFFGEYFDINTSYGFSFTDGNFVVGDSLICEGTIAGRASTETFFNINGNGLNFNLKTFGVDVSNYLASYANVQSNFQKVQNNNSSAIAINVVKLTAASIGWLDKIIINARRTLVADKQFNFRDSRLTTGAGLLAKYVIANPIGSSLSVWNVTDYINPFIQDYNSFAGSVEFTAPSDSLMEYAVSPANDYYAPSFEGEVINQNLHSIAQADYIIVTHPLFVAHAQRLATLHNQNEGLSYAIVTTDQVYNEFSSGMPDVCAIRDFIRMLYTRNFSTGKQPKYVLLFGDGSYDNKNLSLESNSALIPTYQSPFSLSPLQSLATDDFFALMDLNEGNTPESIGSLDIGVGRIVSRNIAEADAVTAKIENYYKKESDFKIADPVPANCTAGETSVFGDWKNWIIFLGDDEDYSTHMADADKLAIKIKNSHPSFNLDKIYLDSYQQFSTPGGQRYPDALTDLEKRLKKGALIFNYTGHGGEVGLTAERLVDLETINNWENFNRLSLFVTATCEFTRYDDPGRISAGEFCLLNSKGGAISLFTTCRLAFSHSNLTLNTALYDYMFKKLPDGKRPCLGDIIRRTKDTLNQNFNYSNFHLIGDPAITLAVPDQKVVTTMINTNTLSPSSSDTLGALAKVTVKGYISDTLGNKLTNFNGLVYPTVFDKETKITCLLNDEGSYYVTPGLPYYFNLQKNVLFRGKTEVKNGDFTFTFMVPKDISFAYGPGKISYYASNGILEANGAYTNVVVGGGSNNTVVDNEGPQIEVFLNDSRFVNGGTTNEKPILYANLTDSSGINTIGTSIGHDISAVLDGESNKPFILNDFYEANLNTYQAGTVRFPFDELKEGNHQLVFKAWDIQNNSNKVSIDFVVAPKAELALKHVLNYPNPFTTSTKFYLEHNQACEPLKVTVQVFTINGKLVKTLQKSVTCEGFRPEGIDWDGRDDFGDKLGRGVYIYKVAILDKDSKKAEKTEKLVILN from the coding sequence TTGAATCGTATTTGCATATTATTTTTCTTTTTTTCTAGCTCTTTCATTTTCGGACAAAAAAATGTGTATTTATCTGAAAAACAAGATATTAACACAAAAATCAGCTCTTCTAGAATAACAAGACAAAGTTTGGCAGATACGGCTGTTTTAAAATTAGAAATGACTGATGTTCAGTATGATAATTCTAAAAACAATTTCCCTTACTTCCTTATTTCCAAAAGAACGGATTACGATGTTAACGCAATTCCTACACTTATAGTTAAAAAAGCAAATAAGGTTACAGCAGAACAGCAAGTAATCATTAATAAGTTCTATTCCAGTTATTTACAAAACGATTTTTTTGCCGAACCTTTAAATAGTTTGGCTGGCCACTCAAATTTGAATTCCCATAAGATTCACCCTTTTCGCAAGACTAAAACAGGAGAAATTGAAGAATTGATTGAATACGATGTGAATTGGCAGACCACCAGTGAAAACAGAAGAGCTAAACAAAAGGCAACGTCTTCTTTTAAAAACAACTCTATTTTGGCGGGTGGTAAATGGATAAAAATGTCAATCACTAAAAATGGAATTTATAAAATAGACCGATCATTTTTAATAAAGGCCGGAATTAATGTTGCGTCGATTAACCCTAAAAATATAAGAATTTATGGCAATGGGGGAGTGGCCTTGCCCGAATCAAATGCAGCCTTCAGATACGATGACTTAGAGGAGAATTCAATTCAGGTGATTGGTGAAAGTGATAATGTATTTAATGAAGAAGATTATATTTTATTTTATGCCAAGGATAATATCAAGTGGAAAAAGAACACAGGTAACGGCATAAAGTTCTCTTATGAACAAAGTATGTATTCTGACAAGGCCTATTACTATTTAAATTGTGATATCGGACCCGGAAAAAGAATGCTCAATCAACCTAGCTCTTCAGGCCTTGCTTTTTCAACTACCAACACTTATGATTATTTAAATTTTCATGAAGAGAATTCAATCAATTTCATGAAAAGCGGACGTCAGTTTTTTGGAGAGTATTTTGATATCAATACTTCATATGGATTTAGTTTTACAGATGGTAATTTTGTGGTAGGTGATTCTTTAATTTGCGAGGGCACAATTGCCGGACGCGCATCAACTGAAACTTTTTTTAATATAAACGGAAACGGTTTGAATTTTAATTTGAAAACTTTTGGTGTTGACGTTTCAAACTACCTGGCATCCTATGCCAACGTTCAGTCTAATTTTCAAAAAGTACAAAACAATAACAGTAGTGCAATAGCCATTAATGTGGTTAAGTTAACTGCAGCTAGTATAGGTTGGTTAGATAAAATTATCATTAATGCAAGAAGAACGTTAGTTGCCGACAAGCAGTTTAATTTTAGAGATTCGCGATTAACAACGGGCGCAGGCTTATTAGCAAAATACGTAATTGCTAATCCAATTGGTTCTTCGCTTAGTGTTTGGAATGTAACCGACTATATAAATCCTTTTATACAAGATTACAACAGCTTTGCCGGTAGTGTTGAATTTACAGCACCTAGCGATTCATTAATGGAATATGCTGTTAGTCCGGCTAATGATTATTATGCGCCATCTTTTGAAGGTGAAGTCATAAATCAAAATTTACACAGTATCGCGCAGGCTGATTACATTATTGTTACTCATCCGCTTTTTGTTGCTCATGCACAACGTTTGGCTACCTTACATAATCAAAACGAAGGATTATCATATGCTATAGTTACTACAGATCAAGTTTATAATGAATTCAGCAGTGGTATGCCGGATGTATGTGCCATTCGTGATTTTATTAGAATGTTGTATACACGTAATTTCAGCACTGGTAAACAACCAAAATATGTATTATTATTTGGCGATGGATCTTATGATAATAAAAATTTAAGCTTGGAATCAAATAGTGCGCTAATTCCTACCTATCAAAGTCCATTCTCCCTCTCGCCACTTCAAAGTTTAGCTACAGATGATTTTTTCGCTTTGATGGATCTCAATGAAGGTAATACGCCTGAATCTATTGGGTCATTGGATATCGGAGTAGGTCGCATTGTGAGTAGAAATATTGCAGAAGCAGATGCAGTTACAGCAAAAATTGAAAATTATTACAAAAAAGAAAGTGATTTTAAAATTGCAGATCCGGTTCCGGCGAATTGTACAGCAGGAGAAACTTCGGTTTTTGGCGATTGGAAAAACTGGATAATCTTTTTAGGTGATGATGAAGATTACAGTACGCACATGGCCGACGCCGATAAATTAGCTATAAAAATAAAAAATTCTCATCCGAGTTTTAATTTAGATAAAATTTATCTCGATTCTTATCAGCAATTTTCTACGCCGGGCGGACAACGCTATCCGGATGCATTAACGGATTTGGAAAAAAGATTGAAAAAAGGAGCTTTAATTTTTAATTACACCGGTCATGGCGGAGAGGTTGGATTAACTGCCGAACGTTTGGTTGATTTAGAGACCATTAATAACTGGGAAAATTTTAACCGATTAAGTTTGTTTGTTACAGCTACATGTGAATTTACACGCTATGATGATCCGGGCAGAATTTCAGCGGGTGAATTTTGTTTATTAAACAGTAAAGGTGGAGCCATCAGCCTTTTTACTACTTGTCGCTTGGCATTTTCTCATTCTAATTTAACTTTAAATACAGCATTGTATGATTATATGTTTAAAAAGTTACCTGATGGAAAAAGACCTTGTTTAGGTGATATCATTAGAAGAACAAAAGATACTTTGAATCAAAATTTCAATTACTCTAACTTTCATCTAATTGGTGATCCTGCAATAACTTTAGCTGTGCCTGATCAAAAAGTGGTTACTACCATGATTAATACAAATACTTTGAGTCCTTCCAGCTCAGACACCTTGGGAGCACTGGCAAAAGTTACGGTGAAAGGATATATATCCGATACTTTAGGGAATAAGCTCACAAACTTTAATGGCTTAGTTTATCCTACAGTATTTGATAAGGAAACTAAAATAACTTGCCTGTTGAACGATGAAGGTTCTTATTATGTTACGCCCGGTTTACCTTATTATTTTAATTTGCAAAAAAATGTTTTGTTCCGTGGAAAAACAGAGGTAAAAAATGGAGACTTCACTTTTACATTTATGGTTCCAAAAGACATCAGTTTTGCTTATGGTCCAGGAAAAATAAGTTATTATGCATCTAATGGAATTTTAGAAGCCAACGGGGCATATACCAATGTGGTAGTGGGCGGAGGTTCAAACAATACCGTGGTAGATAATGAAGGTCCGCAAATTGAAGTGTTTTTAAATGACTCCCGATTCGTAAACGGAGGTACCACCAATGAAAAACCTATACTTTACGCCAACTTAACCGACAGCAGTGGAATTAATACCATTGGCACAAGTATTGGACATGATATTTCTGCTGTGCTTGATGGCGAATCCAATAAGCCCTTTATTTTAAATGATTTTTACGAAGCCAATCTAAACACGTATCAAGCCGGAACCGTTCGTTTTCCTTTTGATGAATTAAAAGAAGGAAATCATCAATTGGTTTTTAAAGCTTGGGATATTCAGAATAATTCCAATAAAGTGAGTATAGATTTTGTTGTTGCACCTAAAGCTGAGCTAGCGCTTAAGCATGTACTTAATTATCCTAATCCGTTTACCACTTCCACTAAATTTTACTTAGAACATAATCAAGCTTGTGAACCCTTAAAAGTAACCGTACAGGTATTTACTATTAACGGAAAGCTGGTAAAAACGCTACAAAAATCAGTTACTTGTGAAGGTTTCAGGCCCGAAGGAATTGATTGGGATGGCCGAGATGACTTTGGCGATAAATTAGGTAGAGGAGTTTATATTTACAAAGTGGCCATACTCGACAAAGACAGTAAAAAAGCAGAAAAAACAGAGAAATTAGTAATTTTAAATTAG